A window of Xylophilus sp. GW821-FHT01B05 contains these coding sequences:
- the recR gene encoding recombination mediator RecR: MAVTSDSLDVLVQALRRLPGVGAKSAQRMAFHLLQNDRPGAEQLSQALHQAVAHVRHCALCHTFTETEICEVCSDPERDFSKLCVVETPADQAAMERTGAFQGRYFVLMGRLSPLDGIGPKEIGLQKLFDRATDGTVQEVILATNFTAEGEATAHVITEGLRARGLRVTRLSRGVPVGSELEFVDLGTIAHALADRR; this comes from the coding sequence ATGGCGGTCACTTCTGATTCCCTTGACGTGCTGGTACAGGCGCTGCGGCGCCTGCCCGGCGTCGGCGCCAAATCGGCCCAGCGCATGGCCTTTCATTTGCTGCAAAACGACCGGCCGGGCGCCGAGCAGCTGTCGCAGGCGCTGCACCAGGCCGTGGCCCATGTGCGGCACTGCGCGCTGTGCCATACCTTCACCGAGACCGAAATCTGCGAGGTCTGCAGCGACCCCGAGCGCGACTTCAGCAAGCTCTGCGTGGTCGAGACCCCGGCTGACCAGGCCGCGATGGAACGCACCGGCGCGTTCCAGGGCCGCTACTTCGTGCTGATGGGCCGGCTCTCGCCGCTCGACGGCATAGGCCCGAAAGAGATCGGCCTGCAAAAGCTGTTTGACCGCGCCACCGACGGCACGGTGCAAGAGGTGATCCTGGCCACCAACTTCACCGCCGAAGGCGAGGCCACGGCCCACGTCATCACCGAAGGCCTGCGCGCGCGCGGGCTGCGCGTGACGCGCCTGTCGCGCGGCGTGCCGGTGGGCAGCGAACTGGAGTTTGTGGACCTGGGCACCATCGCCCATGCGCTGGCCGATAGGCGATGA